One segment of Pseudomonadota bacterium DNA contains the following:
- a CDS encoding response regulator codes for MPRLAAQVEILIVDDDKEICEYMETFLARDGFLVKTLNSPQDAVDEVRSGRYHIVVLDLMMPKLDGIELLKQIRKVDSDIAVVIFTGYPSLESAVASMKLDAVDYIKKPFNPDEFREVIERVMKRKGLARSPEEELHRVIGTTIRLLRKERGLTLKQMARRTSLSVSLLSQIERAESSASISSLYKIAIALDTRITRLFGDF; via the coding sequence ATGCCGAGGTTAGCCGCTCAAGTGGAGATTCTGATCGTCGACGACGATAAAGAAATCTGCGAATACATGGAGACTTTCCTCGCCCGCGACGGGTTCCTCGTCAAGACGCTGAACTCCCCCCAGGACGCGGTCGACGAGGTGCGCTCCGGCAGGTACCACATCGTCGTGCTCGATCTCATGATGCCCAAGCTCGACGGCATCGAGCTGCTCAAGCAGATCCGCAAGGTGGACTCGGACATCGCCGTGGTCATCTTCACCGGCTACCCGTCGCTCGAGTCGGCGGTCGCCTCGATGAAGCTCGACGCGGTCGACTACATCAAGAAGCCCTTCAACCCGGACGAGTTCCGCGAGGTGATCGAGCGCGTGATGAAGCGCAAGGGCCTCGCGCGCAGCCCCGAGGAGGAGCTTCACCGCGTGATCGGCACGACGATCCGCCTCCTGCGCAAGGAGCGCGGCCTCACGCTGAAGCAGATGGCGCGGAGGACGTCGCTGTCGGTCTCCCTCCTGTCGCAGATCGAACGCGCCGAGAGCTCGGCGTCCATCTCGTCGCTGTACAAGATCGCGATCGCGCTCGACACGCGCATCACGCGCCTGTTCGGCGACTTCTAG
- a CDS encoding cyclic nucleotide-binding domain-containing protein, translating into MEALRDLDIRAAIDGSVAFRSLAPTERDALEAAATAVRYADGDVILREDEEGLELLLLVSGRVRVSMLASTGDVDLAELGPGALVGEVSVLMENRRTSTVAAAGAVEAISFVADAVREIASANPAFKELLLRLVEGRALHTISVIPPER; encoded by the coding sequence ATGGAAGCGCTACGCGACCTTGACATCCGCGCCGCTATCGACGGCAGCGTCGCCTTTCGATCCCTCGCGCCGACCGAGCGCGACGCCCTCGAGGCCGCGGCGACCGCGGTCCGGTACGCGGACGGCGACGTCATTCTCCGCGAGGACGAGGAGGGGCTCGAGCTGCTGCTCCTCGTCTCCGGCCGGGTGCGGGTCTCGATGCTCGCCTCGACAGGCGACGTGGATCTCGCCGAGCTCGGGCCGGGGGCGCTCGTCGGCGAGGTCTCGGTGCTCATGGAGAACCGCCGCACGTCGACCGTCGCCGCCGCGGGCGCGGTCGAGGCGATCTCCTTCGTCGCCGACGCCGTGCGCGAGATCGCGAGCGCGAACCCGGCGTTCAAGGAGCTGCTCCTGAGGCTCGTCGAGGGCCGCGCCCTGCACACGATCTCGGTCATCCCCCCGGAGAGGTAG
- a CDS encoding N-acetylmuramoyl-L-alanine amidase gives MSYSVPLLAGVALLGCSIQFPALQDGGAADTDTDVDSDTDTDIDTDTDADTDTDTDTDTDTDSDGDSDTDTGTDTDSDTDTDTDTDTDTDTDTDTDTDFALWTPADGEHFYLAEQVAFTGTSPAPFAVQDDGVEFLTVTAAGEFSFSREFPSTGAHVITFWIDSAIVSTITVQIDANVGLVCIDPGHPHSSGAMLYAAIINRKVAFYLEELVASIGYETVFTVEDITEEEIFDPAFDNDGAEEQALLVVAPLSDRATACNDSGADYMISVQHNSVADPTVNYSLVLWGEAPSSNPIFPEVVTWADSTRGQLVAAMEVTTGYANGDRTFLGYGLTMLQDTAMPGIEMWASFISCPEEKTRLDDNDYLLGEAQAIFTAFALFE, from the coding sequence ATGAGCTATTCGGTTCCATTGCTCGCCGGGGTCGCCCTGCTCGGGTGCTCGATCCAGTTCCCGGCGCTGCAGGACGGTGGCGCGGCAGACACGGATACCGATGTCGATTCGGACACGGATACCGACATCGATACGGACACCGACGCGGATACGGACACGGACACGGACACGGACACGGATACGGACTCGGATGGTGACAGTGATACGGATACGGGCACGGACACTGATAGCGATACGGACACGGACACCGACACCGACACCGATACGGACACCGACACCGACACGGACACCGATTTCGCCCTGTGGACGCCCGCGGACGGCGAGCACTTCTACTTGGCCGAGCAGGTGGCGTTCACCGGAACCTCTCCCGCGCCATTCGCGGTCCAGGACGACGGCGTCGAGTTCCTGACCGTGACCGCCGCGGGCGAGTTCTCTTTCTCGCGGGAGTTCCCGTCGACAGGCGCCCACGTGATCACGTTCTGGATCGACAGCGCGATCGTGTCCACGATCACCGTGCAAATCGATGCCAACGTCGGCCTGGTCTGCATCGATCCGGGGCACCCGCACTCGTCCGGCGCGATGCTGTACGCGGCGATCATCAACCGCAAGGTCGCCTTCTACCTCGAGGAGCTCGTCGCTTCGATAGGCTACGAGACCGTGTTCACCGTCGAGGACATCACGGAGGAGGAGATCTTCGACCCGGCGTTCGACAACGACGGCGCCGAGGAGCAGGCGCTGCTCGTGGTCGCCCCGCTCTCCGACCGCGCCACGGCGTGCAACGACTCGGGCGCCGACTACATGATCTCGGTGCAGCACAACTCGGTGGCGGATCCGACCGTCAATTACAGCCTGGTCCTCTGGGGGGAGGCGCCCTCGTCTAACCCGATCTTTCCAGAGGTGGTGACCTGGGCCGATTCCACGCGCGGCCAGTTGGTCGCCGCGATGGAGGTGACCACCGGGTATGCCAACGGCGACCGGACGTTCCTGGGCTACGGGCTGACGATGCTCCAGGACACGGCGATGCCCGGCATCGAGATGTGGGCGTCGTTCATCTCCTGCCCAGAAGAGAAGACGCGCCTCGACGACAACGACTACCTGCTCGGCGAGGCCCAGGCGATTTTTACGGCGTTCGCTCTGTTCGAGTAG
- a CDS encoding FliM/FliN family flagellar motor switch protein — protein MVPTRFSPWRPRPVAVRHAAERERIASAWSGPSAGIAMPRLAELLGAPMARIDVVRIGPAGPLPKDAVALALCTADDGQRPFAALLVPLEDARRIVDVTLRRAAGSTRAPLSSGEEGVLLYALDRAGGDWLAAGGAPCRITGLLADSAQIAELLGREPGSDVELSLAAGDIVARFRIRIGTPPDPGRKARCAGELGRALGWRASFRCAAGSARVPAEEVRALAAGDVVVLDSCGHPRSPGGDRDCALVCGGVRLAARWLDDRSLLLVSHADGSKTMTDEKTARIDARLDAPIDGAAMEVEAQIEVGRITLTVGQALGLVPGRVLSLDKDVGPEVWIRVGDKLIARGELVSCDGRLAVEVTEVP, from the coding sequence ATGGTACCGACGAGGTTTTCGCCCTGGCGCCCGCGGCCCGTCGCGGTCCGGCACGCGGCTGAGCGCGAGCGCATCGCGTCCGCGTGGAGCGGCCCGTCAGCGGGAATCGCGATGCCGCGCCTCGCGGAGCTCCTCGGCGCACCGATGGCGCGGATCGACGTGGTGCGGATAGGTCCCGCCGGACCGCTCCCGAAGGACGCCGTGGCCCTGGCGCTGTGCACCGCGGACGACGGGCAGCGGCCTTTCGCCGCGCTCCTTGTGCCGCTCGAAGACGCGCGGCGGATCGTCGACGTGACGCTGCGGCGCGCGGCGGGCTCGACCCGCGCCCCGCTCTCGTCCGGCGAGGAGGGGGTCCTCTTGTACGCCCTCGACCGGGCGGGCGGCGACTGGCTCGCGGCCGGGGGCGCTCCGTGCCGGATTACCGGGCTGCTCGCCGACTCGGCCCAGATCGCGGAGCTTCTCGGGCGTGAACCCGGGAGCGACGTGGAGCTGTCGCTCGCGGCCGGCGACATCGTGGCGCGGTTCCGGATCCGGATCGGGACGCCACCCGATCCCGGGCGAAAGGCCCGGTGCGCGGGCGAGCTCGGGCGGGCGCTCGGCTGGCGGGCGAGCTTTCGCTGCGCCGCCGGATCGGCGCGCGTCCCGGCGGAGGAGGTGCGCGCGCTCGCCGCGGGCGACGTCGTCGTGCTCGACAGCTGCGGGCACCCGCGCTCGCCCGGCGGGGATCGGGACTGCGCCCTCGTGTGCGGCGGCGTGCGCCTCGCGGCGCGCTGGCTGGACGATCGCAGCCTCCTCCTGGTATCACACGCCGATGGGAGCAAGACGATGACGGACGAAAAGACGGCTCGGATCGATGCGCGACTGGACGCCCCGATCGACGGCGCCGCGATGGAGGTCGAGGCGCAGATAGAGGTCGGGCGGATCACGCTGACCGTGGGGCAGGCGCTCGGCCTCGTGCCGGGACGCGTCCTCTCGCTGGACAAGGACGTGGGCCCGGAGGTGTGGATCCGGGTCGGCGACAAGCTGATCGCCCGGGGCGAGCTCGTGAGCTGCGACGGCAGGCTCGCCGTCGAGGTGACGGAGGTTCCATGA
- a CDS encoding ATP-binding protein, with protein sequence MGESKRGTIEDSEDERSRGRALDQLCRFANVMGTSLDSRTLVEDAIDPLLSLSGADRLLIALADENDRYLVPIARHELDLPPHAKPLPINAIASLGTEAATFPNGDGLPEPLAGMLGEIRDPLALVPLWAHGRLRGVAVAIRSGEPFPPLSMKLMTVACRQFALAVENSRLLSEMRQSYAVLMDTQEEMIRAEKLAAMGQLAATMAHEIRNPLATIFSAISQIRKHSQANETSATLLNIAEEEATRLNTIVSGLLDFARPRKPMFERRRPLEIVREVARAVLDDDKTPGGLEITVDPASDDPVAALDPELVQRALARLVDNAIAAIEGSGRIVLRVRNGDSRGTAAIFEVQDDGGGIPREALAKVMEPFFSTRPSGIGLGLPTVRRIAEDHGGSLEISSEVGRGTVVRLLIGSRQRNAETEGSAK encoded by the coding sequence GTGGGGGAAAGCAAGCGCGGGACGATCGAGGATTCCGAGGACGAGAGGTCCCGCGGCCGCGCGCTCGATCAGCTCTGTCGCTTCGCCAACGTCATGGGCACGTCGCTCGACTCGCGAACGCTCGTCGAGGACGCGATCGATCCGCTGCTCTCGCTTTCCGGAGCGGACCGCCTCCTGATCGCGCTCGCGGACGAGAACGACCGGTACCTCGTGCCGATCGCGCGGCACGAGCTCGATCTGCCGCCGCACGCGAAGCCCCTGCCCATCAACGCGATCGCGTCGCTCGGCACCGAGGCGGCGACCTTCCCGAACGGCGACGGCCTGCCGGAGCCCCTCGCCGGCATGCTCGGGGAGATCCGCGACCCGCTGGCGCTGGTCCCGCTGTGGGCGCACGGCCGGTTGCGCGGGGTCGCCGTCGCGATCCGCTCCGGCGAGCCGTTCCCGCCCTTGTCGATGAAGCTGATGACCGTCGCCTGCCGGCAGTTCGCGCTCGCCGTCGAGAACTCTCGCCTCCTCTCGGAGATGCGGCAGTCGTACGCCGTGCTGATGGACACCCAGGAGGAGATGATCCGCGCGGAGAAGCTCGCCGCGATGGGGCAGCTCGCGGCGACCATGGCCCACGAGATCCGCAACCCCCTGGCGACGATCTTCTCCGCGATCTCCCAGATCCGCAAGCACAGCCAGGCGAACGAGACCTCGGCGACGCTCCTGAACATCGCGGAGGAGGAGGCGACCCGGCTGAACACGATAGTCAGCGGGCTGCTCGACTTCGCACGCCCGCGGAAGCCCATGTTCGAGAGGCGCCGGCCGCTCGAGATCGTCCGCGAGGTGGCCCGCGCCGTGCTCGACGACGACAAGACGCCGGGCGGCCTCGAGATCACGGTCGATCCCGCCTCGGACGATCCCGTGGCGGCGCTCGATCCGGAGCTCGTCCAACGGGCGCTCGCGCGGCTCGTGGACAACGCCATCGCCGCCATCGAGGGCTCCGGGCGGATCGTCCTGCGCGTCCGGAACGGCGACTCGCGCGGCACCGCGGCGATCTTCGAGGTCCAGGACGACGGCGGCGGCATTCCCCGCGAGGCGCTCGCGAAGGTCATGGAGCCGTTCTTCTCGACGCGCCCCTCGGGGATCGGGCTCGGGCTGCCGACGGTTCGGCGCATCGCCGAGGATCACGGCGGCTCGCTCGAGATCTCGAGCGAGGTGGGAAGAGGAACCGTGGTCCGGTTGTTGATAGGCTCGAGACAAAGGAACGCGGAGACGGAGGGGTCGGCGAAATGA
- a CDS encoding serine/threonine protein kinase, with protein sequence MKDTPESLDEQRRAAKLSNPPPPIGRTRVGRFDVIYPLAQGGMASVHVGRISGMAGFEKLVAIKVIHPHLACEESFVRMFLDEARLAARIHHPNVGEVIEVGEDDGLYYMVCELIAGQSLRNVFRRADALGRKIPRPMSADICAKVCQALHEAHELKDGDGKPLGIVHRDISPRNVLVSYNGFVKLIDFGIAFAQGRSSHTDAGKIKGKMGYMPPEQLEGEPVDRRGDLFSLGVMLYLMVTGKHPFPGASDAERMHKILAGTFTPPGVVNPGIEPKLDAVIRKAMAASPDERYATAAEMGRDLKSYVHASSTLSGSWDSSNELAAVMHDLFEEEQTSHRERIRAAAVGIGAGTGFQLPERPPGGGATARFGDTEMTAAGTPHSIKLKGSNGLSRAARIGIAGGAAVGAAIVVILLLVSGSGDRGEGPPGAPPEAAAVAGAPRPEAPIAEPAVIRVAFDVQPPEAVISVDGTPLAAGARALDLSADGRSHAVAISAPGYAAVEDTFVADVDQKISNRLERLPDAKDEGRQKGGSKKKRPGKKPGDLGLIDSPY encoded by the coding sequence ATGAAGGACACGCCGGAGAGCCTGGACGAGCAGCGCCGAGCGGCGAAGCTCTCCAACCCGCCGCCGCCCATCGGCCGCACCCGCGTCGGCCGCTTCGACGTGATCTACCCCCTCGCGCAGGGCGGCATGGCGTCGGTGCACGTGGGCCGGATCTCCGGCATGGCCGGCTTCGAGAAGCTCGTCGCGATCAAGGTGATCCACCCGCACCTCGCGTGCGAGGAGTCGTTCGTCAGGATGTTCCTCGACGAGGCCCGCCTGGCGGCGCGGATCCACCACCCCAACGTGGGCGAGGTGATCGAGGTCGGCGAGGACGACGGGCTCTATTACATGGTGTGCGAGCTGATCGCCGGCCAGAGCCTGCGCAACGTCTTCCGGCGGGCCGATGCCTTGGGCCGGAAGATCCCGCGCCCGATGAGCGCCGACATCTGCGCCAAGGTCTGCCAGGCTCTCCACGAGGCGCACGAGCTCAAGGACGGCGACGGCAAGCCGCTCGGGATCGTGCACCGCGACATCTCCCCGCGCAACGTGCTCGTCTCCTACAACGGGTTCGTCAAGCTGATCGACTTCGGCATCGCCTTCGCCCAGGGGCGCTCGTCCCATACGGACGCCGGCAAGATCAAGGGCAAGATGGGGTACATGCCGCCCGAGCAGCTCGAGGGTGAGCCGGTCGATCGCCGCGGCGACCTCTTCTCCCTCGGCGTGATGCTGTACCTGATGGTCACCGGCAAGCACCCGTTCCCCGGGGCGAGCGACGCCGAGCGGATGCACAAGATCCTCGCCGGAACGTTCACCCCGCCCGGGGTCGTGAACCCGGGCATCGAACCGAAGCTGGACGCCGTGATCAGGAAGGCGATGGCCGCCTCGCCCGACGAGCGATACGCCACCGCCGCCGAGATGGGGCGCGATCTCAAGTCCTACGTCCACGCGAGCTCGACCTTGTCCGGCAGCTGGGACAGCTCGAACGAGCTCGCGGCGGTGATGCACGACCTGTTCGAGGAGGAGCAGACCAGTCATCGCGAGCGCATCCGCGCGGCGGCGGTCGGGATCGGCGCGGGGACGGGGTTCCAGCTCCCGGAGCGCCCGCCCGGGGGAGGCGCGACGGCGCGCTTCGGCGACACCGAGATGACCGCCGCGGGCACGCCCCACAGCATCAAGCTCAAGGGATCGAACGGGCTCTCGCGCGCGGCGAGGATCGGGATCGCCGGCGGCGCGGCGGTGGGCGCGGCGATCGTCGTGATCCTGTTGCTCGTGTCTGGCTCCGGCGACCGCGGCGAAGGGCCGCCGGGAGCTCCTCCGGAAGCGGCTGCGGTCGCCGGCGCGCCCCGCCCGGAGGCGCCGATCGCCGAGCCCGCGGTGATCCGCGTGGCGTTCGACGTGCAACCGCCCGAGGCGGTGATCAGCGTCGACGGCACCCCGCTCGCCGCCGGCGCGCGCGCGCTCGATCTGAGCGCCGACGGCAGGAGCCACGCCGTGGCCATCTCGGCCCCCGGCTACGCGGCGGTGGAGGATACCTTCGTCGCCGACGTCGATCAGAAGATCTCCAACCGGCTCGAGAGGCTGCCCGACGCGAAGGACGAGGGCCGGCAGAAGGGCGGCTCCAAGAAGAAGCGTCCGGGCAAGAAGCCCGGCGATCTCGGCCTGATCGACAGCCCGTATTGA
- a CDS encoding serine/threonine protein kinase — protein MSEDLIGKEILGQFRILERIGKGGMGEVYKAAQPAMDRMVAIKILHEKLAARPDLVSRFRREARAMSRLTHPNTVRVFLYGQLEETGQLYIAMEYLEGVDLAKQTRQEGPMEVGRAARIMIQVLGALEEAHNAGIVHRDLKPENILITSQGGIADFPKVLDFGLAKITEQRMHPGSMVLTREGMVFGTPEFMSPEQARGETLDARSDIYSLGVILYEMLTARLPFPRSKPMEYIAHHINTPPYKITERRPELALPEALNPIVDKSIEKKREARYQSAAEFAAALETLLPRSERSVQVYSGSASGRISRDRVDPRVEAGALGAQGGRALGKGLVVALLAVIAVLLCVVIWLFVTRVAEPAVVPVEAIGGIPTPAGQLPPPQPNVPRTN, from the coding sequence ATGTCTGAAGACCTCATCGGCAAAGAGATACTCGGGCAGTTCCGCATCCTCGAGCGCATCGGCAAGGGCGGCATGGGGGAGGTCTACAAGGCCGCGCAGCCCGCCATGGACCGGATGGTCGCGATCAAGATCCTCCACGAGAAGCTCGCGGCGAGGCCCGACCTCGTGTCGCGGTTCCGGCGCGAGGCGCGCGCGATGAGCCGCCTGACGCACCCGAACACCGTGCGCGTGTTCCTCTACGGGCAGCTCGAGGAGACCGGGCAGCTGTACATCGCGATGGAGTACCTCGAGGGCGTCGACCTCGCCAAGCAGACGCGCCAGGAGGGCCCGATGGAGGTCGGGCGCGCGGCCCGGATCATGATCCAGGTGCTCGGCGCGCTCGAGGAGGCCCACAACGCGGGGATCGTGCACCGCGACCTCAAGCCGGAGAACATCCTGATCACCTCCCAGGGCGGCATCGCCGATTTCCCGAAGGTGCTCGACTTCGGCCTCGCGAAGATCACGGAGCAGCGGATGCACCCCGGCTCCATGGTGCTCACGCGCGAGGGGATGGTGTTCGGCACGCCGGAGTTCATGTCGCCGGAGCAGGCCCGGGGCGAGACGCTCGACGCGCGCTCGGACATCTACTCGCTCGGCGTCATCCTGTACGAGATGCTGACCGCGCGCCTGCCCTTCCCGCGCTCGAAGCCGATGGAGTACATCGCGCACCACATCAACACGCCGCCGTACAAGATCACGGAGCGGCGGCCGGAGCTCGCGCTGCCGGAGGCGTTGAACCCGATCGTGGACAAGTCGATCGAGAAGAAGCGCGAGGCCCGCTACCAGTCGGCCGCGGAGTTCGCCGCGGCGCTCGAGACGCTCCTGCCGCGATCCGAAAGGAGCGTGCAGGTCTACTCGGGATCCGCGTCGGGCCGGATCTCCCGAGACCGCGTCGATCCGCGCGTGGAAGCCGGGGCCTTGGGTGCCCAGGGCGGGCGCGCGCTCGGAAAGGGCCTCGTCGTCGCCCTGCTCGCGGTCATCGCCGTGCTCCTCTGCGTCGTCATCTGGCTCTTCGTCACGCGGGTGGCCGAGCCGGCCGTGGTCCCGGTCGAGGCGATCGGCGGGATCCCGACACCGGCGGGGCAGCTCCCGCCACCCCAACCGAACGTCCCGCGCACCAACTGA
- a CDS encoding tetratricopeptide repeat protein: MVLATLLGAPAQAEGQAAPDAEQGKKTAADEFAKGKQLFAAGEYDEAAVAFTKAYEAAPHQAVLANIALCYDKAGRFPEAVIAYRRYIADPVQKGKNAEIRQRLQELKNEVGELDIECLAAGCSIRLDGVERGPAPVNAVVEPGSHRIEASVDGEIRESIMERADAGTVVRVRLRADKAGDGPTPVAPDAPAAEGGAAEEPAAREASLGVPFWVASSVTVAAGATTVAFGVLTIRARDDYEASGYTDADIKEKGERDRLITNVMIGITAAAAVTAAAFAIHDVFFAGGEEPAGDEGEGPEAAFGPGPGLGLAVVGAF, encoded by the coding sequence GTGGTCCTGGCGACTCTCCTCGGCGCACCGGCGCAGGCCGAGGGGCAGGCCGCCCCGGACGCGGAGCAGGGCAAGAAGACCGCGGCGGACGAGTTCGCCAAGGGAAAGCAGCTGTTCGCCGCCGGCGAGTACGACGAGGCGGCGGTGGCCTTCACCAAGGCGTACGAGGCCGCGCCCCACCAGGCGGTGCTGGCCAACATCGCGCTGTGCTACGACAAGGCCGGGCGGTTTCCCGAGGCGGTGATCGCCTACCGCCGCTACATCGCCGACCCGGTGCAGAAGGGAAAGAACGCCGAGATCCGCCAGCGCCTGCAGGAGCTCAAGAACGAGGTCGGCGAGCTCGACATCGAGTGCCTGGCCGCCGGCTGCTCGATCCGCCTCGACGGGGTGGAACGCGGGCCGGCGCCGGTCAACGCCGTCGTCGAGCCGGGATCGCACAGGATCGAGGCCTCCGTGGACGGCGAGATCCGCGAGTCGATCATGGAGCGGGCGGACGCGGGGACCGTGGTGCGCGTGCGGCTCAGGGCCGACAAGGCCGGGGATGGGCCCACGCCTGTCGCGCCCGACGCGCCAGCCGCCGAAGGCGGTGCGGCGGAAGAACCGGCCGCGCGCGAGGCTTCTCTCGGCGTGCCGTTCTGGGTCGCCTCGAGCGTGACCGTGGCGGCCGGCGCGACGACCGTGGCGTTCGGCGTGCTCACGATCCGGGCGCGGGACGACTACGAGGCCTCGGGGTACACGGACGCCGACATCAAGGAGAAGGGCGAGCGGGATCGACTGATCACGAACGTCATGATAGGGATCACCGCCGCCGCCGCGGTCACCGCCGCCGCCTTCGCGATCCACGACGTCTTCTTCGCCGGCGGGGAGGAGCCAGCCGGGGACGAGGGAGAGGGCCCCGAGGCGGCGTTCGGCCCCGGCCCCGGCCTCGGGCTCGCGGTCGTAGGGGCCTTCTGA
- a CDS encoding FHA domain-containing protein, which produces MAQTDHYARCNDDAAKSTLEEFVRRWPGYYLLVNIPGGEADGWEMDPLTNVVSIDELKAGRQGAGRSGNDDDEAEALPGTYLFEVKKHADNSWLEWIAVGRARNNDLVLRHQSVSKLHARIHLQKEAAAGAADRRGFLLTDMRSKAGTTVNSAFLKPSEPFPLNPGDEIGLGMVICEFLDSGALYRRLTAADW; this is translated from the coding sequence ATGGCGCAAACCGATCACTACGCTCGATGCAACGACGACGCGGCGAAGTCGACGCTCGAGGAGTTCGTCCGGCGCTGGCCCGGCTACTACCTGCTGGTGAACATACCCGGTGGAGAAGCCGACGGCTGGGAGATGGACCCCCTCACGAACGTCGTGTCCATCGACGAGCTGAAGGCCGGCCGGCAAGGCGCGGGGCGGTCGGGCAACGACGACGACGAGGCCGAGGCGTTGCCGGGAACCTACCTGTTCGAGGTCAAGAAGCACGCCGACAACAGCTGGCTCGAGTGGATCGCGGTCGGCCGCGCCCGCAACAACGACCTCGTCCTGCGGCACCAATCCGTCTCGAAGCTCCACGCCCGCATCCACCTCCAGAAAGAGGCCGCGGCCGGCGCGGCGGATCGACGCGGGTTCCTGCTCACCGACATGAGATCCAAGGCCGGCACCACTGTCAACAGCGCCTTCCTCAAGCCGTCGGAGCCGTTCCCCCTCAACCCGGGCGACGAGATCGGGCTCGGCATGGTCATCTGCGAGTTCCTCGACTCGGGCGCGCTGTACCGTCGGCTGACGGCGGCCGATTGGTGA
- a CDS encoding OFA family MFS transporter encodes MSEEKALGMRAESGRWVFVLVGITMNLCLGAVYAYSIFKPAVEKVFNVTAFQGNLPFMAFLLFFAILMFFGGKIMEKLGPRKLALIGGIIVGLGWILSCFATRTGNIWLLVLTYGVVAGSGVGLVYGCPVAMGARWFPDRKGLAVGLMLAGFGGSALITGKIASILIGDIKALSAEQLAQTLPQTFLYFGIAFGVILVLLSLPFRFPTPGWKPQGWEPKAGSAAAVDYTASGMAKTPTFWGLFFCYIIGCLAGLMAIGISKPVGSEIIEIAGETATMLVGVFAIFNAVGRPLFGALTDKMGPKGAAVLNLIIILAVSLIMIFGAGKGTTALYVVAFAGFWLCLGGWLAIAPTATATFFGMKNYARNYGTVFFAYGVGAIIGGIISGQAKDVFGSYTFAFYPTAGLAVVGIVLALLLLKAPKKA; translated from the coding sequence ATGAGCGAAGAAAAAGCGTTGGGGATGAGGGCCGAATCCGGCCGTTGGGTGTTCGTGCTCGTGGGCATCACGATGAATCTGTGTCTGGGCGCCGTGTACGCCTACAGCATCTTCAAGCCCGCCGTGGAGAAGGTGTTCAACGTGACGGCGTTCCAGGGGAACCTGCCGTTCATGGCCTTCCTCCTCTTCTTCGCGATCCTCATGTTCTTCGGCGGCAAGATCATGGAGAAGCTCGGCCCGCGGAAGCTCGCCCTCATCGGCGGCATCATCGTGGGGCTCGGCTGGATCCTGTCCTGCTTCGCGACCAGGACCGGCAACATCTGGCTGCTCGTGCTCACGTACGGCGTCGTCGCCGGATCGGGCGTGGGCCTCGTCTACGGCTGCCCGGTCGCCATGGGCGCGCGCTGGTTCCCGGACCGCAAGGGCCTCGCGGTGGGGCTCATGCTCGCGGGGTTCGGCGGCTCGGCGCTCATCACCGGAAAGATCGCGAGCATCCTCATCGGCGACATCAAGGCGCTGTCGGCGGAACAGCTAGCGCAGACCCTGCCGCAGACGTTCCTGTACTTCGGGATCGCGTTCGGCGTGATCCTGGTCCTCCTGTCGCTGCCGTTCCGCTTCCCGACCCCGGGTTGGAAGCCGCAGGGGTGGGAGCCGAAGGCCGGCAGCGCGGCTGCGGTCGACTACACGGCGTCGGGCATGGCGAAGACCCCGACGTTCTGGGGCCTGTTCTTCTGCTACATTATCGGGTGCCTGGCCGGCCTCATGGCGATCGGCATCTCCAAGCCGGTGGGCAGCGAGATCATCGAGATCGCGGGCGAGACGGCGACGATGCTCGTCGGCGTGTTCGCGATCTTCAACGCCGTGGGCCGCCCGCTGTTCGGCGCGCTGACCGACAAGATGGGGCCCAAGGGCGCGGCGGTGCTCAACCTGATCATCATCCTCGCCGTGTCGCTCATCATGATCTTCGGCGCCGGGAAGGGCACGACGGCTCTCTACGTCGTGGCGTTCGCCGGCTTCTGGCTCTGCCTCGGCGGCTGGCTCGCGATCGCCCCGACCGCGACCGCGACGTTCTTCGGGATGAAGAACTACGCGCGCAACTACGGCACGGTGTTCTTCGCGTACGGCGTGGGCGCCATCATCGGCGGCATCATCTCCGGCCAGGCCAAGGACGTGTTCGGCAGCTACACCTTCGCGTTCTACCCGACCGCCGGCCTCGCCGTGGTGGGCATCGTGCTCGCCCTCCTCCTCCTCAAGGCGCCGAAGAAGGCGTAG